The sequence GTAGAGCATGGAAAAGTCTCTCAGGTAAAAGTCAACATGGGAGCCCCGGAGCTGATGCCGGAGAAGATTCCTGTACTGGCGGAAGGGGCACAGGCGGTAAATGTGCCGCTGGAGGTGGATGGAAACGTATATCAGATGACCTGTATTTCCATGGGAAATCCCCATTGTGTGATTTTTATGGAGGAGGACGTCCGGAATCTGGATTTGGAAAAAATCGGGCCCTCCTTTGAGAATCATCCCAGATTTCCCCGGAGAATTAATACGGAATTTGTAAATATCATAAACAGAAATACCCTGCGTATGCGGGTGTGGGAGCGGGGCAGCGGAGAAACCCTGGCCTGCGGCACCGGAGCCTGCGCCACAGCAGCGGCCGCCATCTTAAACGGAAAAGCGGAACAGGAAGTGACGGTGCGGCTTCTGGGAGGAGACCTTAAGATTGCATGGGCGGGAGCGGATGCTCCGGTGTATATGACAGGGCCGGCAACCACCGTATTTGACGGGGAGATTCAGCTCCCCTGGGAGTAATATTACAGTGAAACAGCGTAAACAGAGAGGCGTAAGTTATGTATAAAATTAACGAGAATTATCAGAAACTGCCGGGCAGTTACCTGTTCAGCACCATTGCAAAGAAAGTAGCAGCTTTTACGGAGGCCAATCCGGACAGAGAGATTATCCGTCTGGGAATCGGAGACGTAACCCAGCCTCTGGCTCCGGCCATTATCGAAGCCATGCATAAGGCGGTAGACGAGATGGGAAATGCAGCTACGTTCCGGGGCTATGCGCCGGATTTGGGCTATGATTTCCTGAGAAATGCCATTGCGGAGCATGATTACAAAGCCAGAGGCTGCGATATTTCTGCCGATGAGATTTTTGTTTCTGACGGTGCAAAGAGCGATTCCGCCAATATTCAGGAAATTTTCGGTGCGGAAAACAGAATCGCAGTCTGCGACCCGGTGTATCCTGTGTATGTGGATTCCAATGTCATGGCGGGCAGAACCGGGATGTATGACAGGGAAAAAGAAATCTGGAGCAATGTGATTTATATGCCCTGCATCATGGAAAATGGATTCGTACCGGAATTTCCGGAAGAAACGCCGGATATGATTTATCTTTGTCTGCCCAACAATCCCACCGGTACCACCATTACCAGAGCACAACTCCAGGAATGGGTGGATTATGCCAATAAAGCGGGAGCGGTAATTATCTATGACGGAGCCTATGAAGCATATATTTCGGAGGAAGATGTG is a genomic window of Lachnospiraceae bacterium JLR.KK002 containing:
- the dapF gene encoding diaminopimelate epimerase, producing the protein MKFTKMHGIGNDYVYVNCFREQVASPEETARFVSDRHFGIGSDGLILINPSQNADFEMAMYNGDGSRGEMCGNGIRCVAKYVYDYGLTDKTSISVETLGGIKYLDLTVEHGKVSQVKVNMGAPELMPEKIPVLAEGAQAVNVPLEVDGNVYQMTCISMGNPHCVIFMEEDVRNLDLEKIGPSFENHPRFPRRINTEFVNIINRNTLRMRVWERGSGETLACGTGACATAAAAILNGKAEQEVTVRLLGGDLKIAWAGADAPVYMTGPATTVFDGEIQLPWE
- a CDS encoding LL-diaminopimelate aminotransferase; translation: MYKINENYQKLPGSYLFSTIAKKVAAFTEANPDREIIRLGIGDVTQPLAPAIIEAMHKAVDEMGNAATFRGYAPDLGYDFLRNAIAEHDYKARGCDISADEIFVSDGAKSDSANIQEIFGAENRIAVCDPVYPVYVDSNVMAGRTGMYDREKEIWSNVIYMPCIMENGFVPEFPEETPDMIYLCLPNNPTGTTITRAQLQEWVDYANKAGAVIIYDGAYEAYISEEDVAHSIFECRGARTCAIELKSFSKNAGFTGVRLGYTVVPKELKCGNVSLHQMWARRHGTKFNGAPYIIQRAGEAVYSPEGKAQLKEQVAYYMKNAAAIKNGLQKAGYSVFGGVNAPYIWLKTPGNMTSWEFFDVLLEQAGVVGTPGSGFGPSGEGYFRLTAFGSYENTLAALERIQKQAF